In the Leishmania panamensis strain MHOM/PA/94/PSC-1 chromosome 30 sequence genome, one interval contains:
- a CDS encoding hypothetical protein (TriTrypDB/GeneDB-style sysID: LpmP.30.2630): MTHLTFLDLSRDSGLTDTSAERVTCILVNTEVETVRLVGTSLSESGGQVITAVAANTTTHVSCELPFTVGSTVLEDVKTSTRRNRAHRFILGNATTHYTGLSVCVCVCVNVYIRHTEVTHPSFSSFSERGAESYLKRRL, encoded by the coding sequence ATGACGCACCTGACCTTTCTGGACTTGAGCCGCGACAGCGGACTGACGGACACGAGTGCGGAGAGGGTGACCTGCATTCTTGTCAACACAGAGGTGGAGACGGTGCGGCTGGTCGGCACCTCACTGAGCGAAAGTGGAGGCCAGGTGATCACAGCTGTGGCGGCCAATACGACTACCCATGTCAGCTGCGAGCTGCCCTTCACGGTTGGCAGTACCGTCTTGGAAGACGTCAAGACCAGCACGCGGCGCAACCGTGCCCATCGTTTCATACTAGGAAACGCCACCACGCACTACACaggtctctctgtgtgtgtgtgtgtgtgtgtgaacgTGTATATACGCCACACAGAGGTGACGcatccctctttttcctctttttcggagaggggggcagagtCATACTTGAAGAGACGCCTCTAA